A section of the Aythya fuligula isolate bAytFul2 chromosome 9, bAytFul2.pri, whole genome shotgun sequence genome encodes:
- the PIGX gene encoding phosphatidylinositol-glycan biosynthesis class X protein, which yields MAGLSPGLAVLFCALQVQAAGRGAAVTQELLQEGFHRDLLVKVDLGEAGEWAGGCTVVARSQLPPGIYVDPYELASLQQHNLTKAVLIPDVVDVEAPEYSATGLVVLLYLERDPRCSRCFRGVLPVHVRYQRPAGDREEALVALKSPEVLVCCCDDHLSTESWKPAEVEVPCSGKRDYPCQWYSAAHKPAYEELILQVPVGLKQHSALVCVVTLLATVFCSSLILAAVCKHGHFFSLVTCSE from the exons ATGGCGGGGCTCAGCCCCGGGCTGGCGGTGCTGTTCTGTGCCCTCC AGGTGCAGGCTGCCGGCCGGGGAGCCGCCGTCacgcaggagctgctgcaggaggggttCCACAG GGACCTGCTGGTGAAGGTTGACCTTGGGGAAGCCGGGGAGTGGGCTGGAGGATGCACGGTGGTTGCTAGAAGTCAGCTGCCGCCAGGAATCTACGTGGATCCCTACGAGCTGGCGTCGCTGCAGCAACACAACTTAACGAAG GCGGTGTTAATTCCTGACGTCGTTGATGTGGAGGCTCCTGAGTACTCAGCCACAGGCCTTGTGGTTCTCCTGTACCTGGAACGCGACCCTCGCTGTTCGCGCTGTTTCAGAGGTGTTTTGCCTGTGCATGTGCGGTACCAACGGccagcaggggacagggaggaggCACTGGTTGCTCTGAAGAGTCCAGAAGTACTGGTCTGCTGCTGCGATG ATCACCTGTCAACGGAGAGCTGGAAGCCTGCTGAAGTGGAAGTTCCCTGCTCAGGGAAAAGGGACTACCCCTGCCAGTGGTACAGCGCAGCACACAAACCT gcATATGAAGAATTGATTCTTCAGGTTCCAGTGGGGCTCAAGCAACATAGTGCCTTAGTGTGCGTTGTGACTCTTCTTGCCACGGTGTTCTGTTCCAGTCTGATTCTTGCTGCTGTATGCAAGCACGGACACTTCTTCTCCCTAGTCACCTGCTCAGAATAA
- the CEP19 gene encoding centrosomal protein of 19 kDa, whose product MACIAKKCGIRFKPPSIILIYEEKDKEKTRQRIMPVRNFSKFSDCSIAAEQLKNNPRHKAYLEGVSLRQLEKLHSLLKGHLRGESLAESLEKVQREETIDPEEDMNKLDDKELAKRKSIMDELFEKNRKKKDDPDFIYDVEVEFPQDEQLESCGWDVESGEEV is encoded by the exons ATGGCTTGCATTGCGAAGAAGTGCGGCATTCGCTTTAAGCCTCCATCCATTATCCTGATCTATGAagaaaaggacaaggaaaagaCTCGCCAGCGCATCATGCCTGTCAGGAATTTCTCCAAGTTCTCAG ACTGCAGCatagctgcagagcagctgaagaatAACCCTCGGCACAAGGCTTACCTAGAAGGAGTCTCGCTACGTCAGCTAGAGAAGCTGCACAGCTTGCTGAAAGGTCATCTGAGAGGAGAGAGTCTGGCTGAGAGCCTGGAAAAGGTTCAGCGGGAAGAGACCATCGACCCAGAAGAGGATATGAACAAACTGGATGACAAGGAGCTAGCCAAAAGGAAGAGCATCATGGATGAGCTCTTCGAgaagaacaggaagaagaaggatGACCCAGATTTTATCTACGACGTGGAGGTTGAGTTTCCACAGGATGAGCAGCTGGAGTCCTGCGGCTGGGATGTGGAGTCAGGGGAAGAAGTCTGA
- the NRROS gene encoding transforming growth factor beta activator LRRC33, translating into MTRGVSAEIKRAAAEMEALLPGLSLLLVLLAAGWGNGVGAAWAMSPGGCKHVQSTADCTGRWLSSVPGNLQGDIEELLLNDNTIRVLGHASLLPYPQLKHLSLSKNRLKLIEPGTFLGSQGLHVLSLADNLLFTNYSQTAAALSALPALRTLDLSGNCLTEDMLSVLLLNLPSLESLSVARNAIMRLDSSVFTNLTQLLELNLEKNYIFEIDQAFEGLQKLQRLNIAYNYMPCVVDFGLTQLKVLNVSHNIIEWFLAFESDDLFELEVLDLSHNRLLFFPVLPRQSKLHSLLLKDNEMTFYQRLPNGTSLADVTVQFLIIDGNSTNITTVNLWDEVCYSNLSSLRLLDMSQNQFWYLPEGFLAKMPSLTHLKLNQNCLETFQLSEEDPLAMLTDLDLSQNQLVELQVGAGATLPSLQLFNLSTNRLRVLPAEVFTYTRKITTVDLSRNRLDLCPQPALASEVESPPCVDIRGIETLNRLYLAGCGLQGLAGQPFRGTSLTHLDLSDNQQALSGDPGWLQDLAATLRVLSLRNTSLSSAVVDFSTLQSLAALDLSGNSLSALPASLSAIKLRSLDLRDNCLPALPADVARTPLARSLQELYLSRNPYNCCTLGWWESLQRVEQLRVPDGRELTCSYDSRTLSARALPETVLRACRWKVANMALLYLVLALPTCLTLLVAFAVVFLMLKQKLLKMLKSRCGASSPY; encoded by the exons ATGACCCGGGGTGTGAGCGCCGAGATCAA GAGAGCCGCTGCTGAGATGGAGGCCCTGCTGCCCGGTCTCTCCCTGCTTCTGGTCCTGCTGGCAGCGGGATGGGGAAATGGGGTGGGTGCAGCCTGGGCGATGTCTCCTGGTGGCTGCAAGCAC GTGCAGAGCACTGCAGACTGCACTGGGAGGTGGCTGAGCTCTGTCCCAGGAAATCTTCAAGGTGATATTGAAGAGCTGTTGCTCAATGACAACACTATCCGGGTCCTGGGCCATGCTTCTCTGCTCCCGTACCCCCAGCTGAAGCATCTCAGCTTGTCCAAGAACCGGCTGAAGCTCATCGAGCCTGgcaccttcctgggcagccaAGGCCTCCACGTGCTCTCCTTGGCAGACAACCTCCTCTTCACCAACTACTCGCAGACAGCAGCTGCTCTTTCTGCTTTGCCAGCCTTGCGGACACTTGATCTGTCCGGAAACTGCCTCACTGAGGACATGTTATCAGTTTTGCTTCTGAATCTGCCGTCCTTGGAATCCTTGTCAGTGGCCAGGAATGCTATCATGAGGCTGGACTCGTCTGTCTTCACCAACTTGACGCAGCTTTTGGAGCTGAACCTGGAGAAGAACTACATCTTTGAGATTGACCAAGCTTTTGAAgggctgcagaagctgcagaggCTCAACATAGCTTATAACTACATGCCATGCGTAGTGGACTTCGGCCTGACCCAGCTCAAGGTGCTCAATGTCAGCCACAACATTATCGAGTGGTTTCTGGCCTTTGAAAGTGACGATCTCTTTGAACTGGAGGTGCTGGACCTGTCCCACAACCGGCTCCtgtttttccctgtgctgccccGGCAGAGTAAGCTGCACTCCTTGCTGCTGAAGGACAATGAGATGACCTTCTATCAGCGTCTCCCCAACGGCACTTCCCTCGCAGATGTCACCGTGCAGTTCCTGATCATTGACGGCAACTCCACCAACATCACCACGGTCAACCTCTGGGACGAGGTCTGCTACAGCAACCTCTCCTCCCTGCGCCTCCTGGACATGAGCCAGAACCAGTTCTGGTACCTGCCGGAGGGTTTCCTGGCCAAGATGCCCTCCCTGACCCACCTGAAGCTCAACCAGAATTGCCTGGAGACGTTCCAGCTGTCAGAGGAGGACCCCTTGGCCATGCTGACGGACCTTGACCTGAGCCAGAACCAGCTGGTGGAGCTGCAGGTGGGTGCCGGGGCCaccctgcccagcctgcagctcttcaaCCTCAGCACCAACAGGCTGCGGGTGCTCCCCGCTGAAGTCTTCACCTACACCAGGAAGATCActacagttgacctcagccgCAACCGGCTTGACCTGTGTCCCCAGCCGGCTCTTGCAAGCGAGGTGGAGAGTCCTCCCTGCGTGGACATCAGGGGAATCGAGACCTTGAACCGCCTCTACTTGGCCGGCTGTGGTTTGCAGGGGCTGGCCGGCCAGCCCTTCCGAGGGACATCGCTGACACACCTGGACCTCTCTGACAACCAGCAGGCCCTGTCTGGGGACCCGGGGTGGCTTCAAGACCTTGCTGCCACTCTACGGGTTTTGTCCCTCCGCAACACCAGCCTCTCCTCCGCTGTGGTGGACTTCTCCACCCTGCAGAGCCTCGCGGCCTTGGACTTGTCAGGGAACTCACTGAGCGCGCTCCCCGCGTCGCTGAGCGCCATCAAGCTGCGCAGCCTCGACCTCCGGGACAACTGCCTCCCGGCTCTGCCCGCGGACGTGGCGCGGACGCCCCTGGCAAGGAGCCTGCAGGAGCTCTACCTCAGCCGCAACCCCTACAACTGCTGCACGCTGGGCTGGTGGGAGTCCCTGCAGCGCGTGGAGCAGCTGCGCGTCCCCGACGGGCGCGAGCTGACCTGCAGCTACGACTCCAGGACGCTGAGCGCCCGGGCGCTGCCCGAGACTGTCCTGCGGGCCTGCCGCTGGAAGGTGGCCAACATGGCCCTCCTCTACCTGGTGCTCGCCCTGCCCACCTGCCTGACGCTCCTGGTGGCCTTCGCTGTGGTCTTCCTCATGCTCAAGCAGAAGCTGCTAAAAATGTTGAAGAGCCGGTGCGGGGCATCCAGCCCTTACTGA